The Neurospora crassa OR74A linkage group IV, whole genome shotgun sequence genome has a segment encoding these proteins:
- a CDS encoding calcium-transporting ATPase 3, which produces MAEPQYPKHPFLLSVPEVEKALDTHIDNGLSTNQVPKLQEQYGENELDVGNTIAWYTIFIRQLCNAMVLVLIFAMALSFGVKDWVEAGVLAAVIILNVGIGFWQEYRAEKKMDALRALSSPSASVLRDGKTSVIPNAQVVPGDIILLKMGDTVPADLRIFEAMNLTCDESSLTGEAEPVEKITTNDIVVPGTEKPALSEGDLGIGDRINIAYATTIVRKGRGRGIVIATGMKTEVGKIAASTNKKQRKAGRSMSTKHGHLQPVKGAGLRTWDFIGKFLGLTEGTPLQIKLSKLAYILFFCAIFLAIIVFAVNKFNIPTEVILYAISTGIAIIPESLVAVLTMTMVVATAVMRKANVVVRDLSALEALGGVTNICSDKTGTLTQGAMIVKKAWLPPSSVYTVRDSTNPNNPTEGKVTFSPDDTKAKKEEKERDYDQERTTQAIKFDVPEGEKEKPMQPKASEMDAEVTPDLRLFLHATALCNLATVRYDEEAEGWKTTGEPTEIAIQVFAHRFDHGKKSIEGKGWKQVAEFPFDSSIKRMSVVYNAPKDNELGYSPENSIVFTKGAVERVLDLCSHIGTGDAQQPMSEEVRDRILDQMTDFASQGQRVLAVAYKPWDGEYSAPDEAHKGDDSVRAQVEDNLVLLGLVGIYDPPRRETTGSISTCAEAGIKVHMLTGDHPETAKAIAREIGIIPRNLGVLPAGVAESAVMKATDFDKLSDEEIDNLQELPLVIARCAPETKTKMIEALRRRGAFMAMTGDGVNDAPSLSRADVGIAMGSGSDVAKSAAKIVLTDDKFNSIVAAIQEGRRMFENIQKFILHLLSSNVGEVILLIAGLGFRDQDGFSVFPISPLAILWINMVTSSFPAFGLSKEPASREVMRKPPHDRKRGVFSNQILWDMIVYGILMGTCTLMTFIIVVYGKYGGDLGKDCNRGYNDTCIPVFRARAAVFALLTWLILLSAWEFKSIRRSMFRLDPDNHKKFAVFHDLWSNKFLFWAVLIGLVSVFPTVYIPGLNRNVFKHTDISWEWGVIIGMSIVYVVGIECWKAVKRHTGILDDHKVPKSAWSQGDDGGKRERTMSFSLSRSFGRTKSFLARTMTSSTAGNPAADDLRV; this is translated from the exons ATGGCAGAACCCCAATACCCCAAacatcctttccttctctctgTACCAGAGGTTGAGAAGGCCCTCGACACACATATCGACAATGGTCTCTCAACGAACCAGGTGCCGAAGCTGCAGGAGCAGTATGGCGAGAACGAGTTGGACGTAGGCAACACCATTGCCTGGTATACCATCTTCATCAGACAGCTATGCAATGCTATGGTTTTG GTCCTGATTTTCGCCATGGCTCTGAGCTTTGGTGTCAAGGATTGGGTTGAGGCTGGAGTTCTCGCGGCtgtcatcatcctcaatgTCGGAATCGGATTCTGGCAAGAATACCgcgccgagaagaagatggacgCCCTTCgcgccctctcctcccccagTGCTAGCGTACTCCGTGATGGCAAGACTTCTGTAATTCCAAA CGCTCAGGTAGTTCCCGGTGATATCATCCTTCTCAAGATGGGTGACACCGTCCCTGCCGATCTCCGCATCTTCGAGGCCATGAACCTGACCTGCGATGAGTCCTCGCTGACAGGCGAAGCCGAACCTGTCGAGAAGATCACGACCAATGACATTGTGGTTCCCGGCACCGAGAAGCCAGCACTCTCCGAAGGCGATCTTGGCATCGGTGATCGTATCAACATCGCATACGCTACCACCATCGTTCGTAAGGGCCGTGGTCGCGGAATCGTTATTGCAACTGGCATGAAGACCGAAGTTGGTAAGATTGCTGCTTCCACCAACAAGAAGCAACGCAAGGCAGGTAGGTCGATGAGCACCAAGCATGGCCACCTCCAGCCGGTCAAGGGCGCTGGCTTGCGTACGTGGGATTTCATCGGCAAGTTCCTCGGTTTGACCGAAGGCACGCCGCTTCAGATCAAGCTGTCCAAGCTTGCGTATATCCTGTTCTTTTGCGCAATCTTCCTGGCCATCATCGTCTTTGCCGTCAACAAGTTCAACATCCCCACGGAGGTTATTCTGTACGCCATTTCAACTGGTATTGCTATCATCCCGGAGTCCCTGGTTGCTGTCTTGACCATGACCATGGTCGTGGCCACTGCTGTTATGAGAAAGGCCAACGTGGTGGTTCGAGATCTCTCTGCTCTCGAGGCCCTCGGAGGCGTGACCAACATTTGCTCCGACAAAACGGGCACGCTAACACAGGGAGCCATGATCGTCAAAAAGGCATGGCTTCCCCCGTCCAGCGTTTACACCGTCCGCGAttccaccaaccccaacaacccAACCGAGGGCAAAGTAACTTTCTCTCCGGATGACAccaaggcgaagaaggaggaaaaggaacgTGACTACGACCAGGAGAGAACTACCCAGGCCATCAAGTTTGATGTACCGGAAGGTGAGAAGGAAAAGCCGATGCAGCCCAAGGCATCGGAGATGGATGCCGAGGTCACTCCCGACCTCAGGTTGTTCCTTCATGCGACCGCGCTCTGCAACCTCGCCACGGTCCGGTATGACGAAGAGGCTGAGGGCTGGAAGACCACCGGAGAACCCACGGAAATTGCCATTCAAGTTTTCGCCCACCGGTTTGACCACGGAAAGAAGTCCATCGAGGGCAAGGGCTGGAAGCAGGTTGCCGAGTTCCCCTTCGACAGCAGCATCAAGCGCATGTCAGTCGTCTACAATGCGCCCAAGGACAACGAGCTCGGGTATTCTCCCGAGAACAGCATCGTATTCACCAAGGGTGCCGTTGAGCGTGTCCTGGATCTGTGCTCCCACATTGGAACCGGCGACGCCCAGCAGCCCATGTCCGAAGAGGTTAGGGATCGCATTCTGGACCAGATGACTGACTTTGCCTCCCAAGGCCAACGTGTCCTTGCCGTGGCGTACAAGCCGTGGGATGGAGAGTACTCTGCTCCGGATGAAGCCCACAAAGGCGATGATTCCGTCCGTGCTCAAGTTGAGGACAACCTGGTACTGCTTGGTCTGGTCGGCATCTACGACCCGCCCCGCCGTGAGACGACTGGTTCCATCAGCACGTGCGCCGAAGCTGGCATCAAGGTTCACATGCTCACGGGAGACCACCCGGAGACGGCCAAAGCCATCGCTAGGGAAATCGGCATCATTCCTCGCAACCTTGGCGTGCTGCCGGCGGGCGTGGCTGAGAGTGCCGTCATGAAAGCCACTGATTTCGACAAGCTATCAGACGAAGAAATCGACAACCTACAAGAGCTCCCCCTGGTTATTGCTCGTTGCGCCCCTGAGACCAAGACGAAAATGATTGAGGCTTTGAGACGGAGGGGAGCCTTCATGGCCATGACGGGTGACGGTGTTAACGATGCGCCATCGCTCAGCAGAGCGGACGTTGGTATTGCCATGGGATCGGGTTCGGATGTTGCCAAGTCTGCCGCCAAAATCGTGCTGACTGATGACAAGTTCAACAGTATCGTTGCTGCTATTCAGGAGGGTCGCCGCATGTTTGAGAACATCCAAAAGTTTATCCTCCACTTGCTGAGCAGCAACGTCGGCGAAGTCATCTTGCTCATTGCCGGTCTCGGGTTCCGCGACCAGGACGGATTCTCCGTCTTCCCCATCTCGCCTCTTGCCATTCTGTGGATCAACATGGtcacctcttccttcccGGCCTTCGGCTTGAGCAAAGAGCCCGCCTCTCGGGAAGTGATGAGGAAGCCCCCGCACGACCGCAAGAGGGGTGTGTTCTCGAACCAGATTCTGTGGGACATGATCGTGTACGGCATTCTTATGGGGACCTGCACGCTCATGACCTTTATCATTGTCGTCTACGGCAAGTACGGCGGAGATCTGGGCAAGGACTGCAACCGCGGATACAACGACACGTGCATCCCTGTGTTCCGAGCCCGAGCCGCCGTGTTCGCCCTGCTGACCTGGCTGATCCTGCTTAGCGCCTGGGAGTTCAAGAGCATCCGCCGAAGCATGTTCCGCCTCGACCCGGACAACCACAAGAAATTTGCCGTGTTTCACGACCTCTGGTCTAACAAGTTTTTGTTCTGGGCCGTATTGATCGGCCTCGTTAGTGTTTTCCCCACCGTTTACATCCCCGGCCTGAACAGGAACGTGTTCAAGCACACCGACATCAGCTGGGAGTGGGGCGTTATCATTGGCATGTCCATCGTGTATGTGGTTGGTATTGAGTGCTGGAAGGCCGTCAAGCGCCACACGGGCATCCTGGATGATCACAAGGTGCCCAAGAGCGCCTGGAGCCAGGGTGACGATGGCGGAAAGAGAGAGCGGACCATGAGTTTCTCACTTTCTAGGAGCTTCGGGAGAACCAAGAGCTTCTTGGCCAGGACCATGACTAGCTCGACGGCAGGAAACCCTGCTGCCGATGATCTACGGGTCTAA
- the dpm gene encoding dolichol-phosphate mannosyltransferase: protein MAPTKTTGKDVYSVILPTFNERQNLPIITWLLNRTFSEQNIDWELVIVDDGSPDGTQDVAAQLVKLYAPHVQLQTRTGKLGLGTAYVHGLQFAKGNYIIIMDADFSHHPKFIPQMIAKQKAGNYDIVTGTRYAGDGGVYGWDLKRKLTSKGANIFADTVLRPGVSDLTGSFRLYKRDVLEKLFQSTDIRGFTMQMALAVTAKSQGFSIAEVPISFVDRVYGDSKLGGEEIVEYAKGVLQLWWST, encoded by the exons ATGGCTCCCACCAAGACCACCGGCAAGGATGTGTACTCGGTCATCCTGCCGACCTTCAATGAACGCCAGAAcctccccatcatcacctgGCTCCTCAATCGCACCTTTAGCGAGCA AAACATCGACTGGGAACTCGTAATCGTCGACGACGGCTCCCCCGACGGCACCCAAGATGTCGCCGCCCAGCTCGTTAAGCTCTACGCTCCCCACGTGCAACTGCAGACCCGCACAGGCAAGCTCGGACTCGGCACTGCCTACGTCCACGGCCTCCAGTTCGCCAAGGGCAactacatcatcatcatggacGCCGACTTCAGCCACCACCCCAAGTTCATTCCCCAGATGATCGCCAAGCAGAAGGCCGGCAACTACGACATTGTCACGGGCACCCGCTATGCCGGCGACGGTGGTGTTTACGGATGGGACCTCAAGCGCAAGCTTACCTCCAAGGGCGCCAACATCTTTGCCGATACCGTGCTGCGCCCCGGCGTGAGCGACTTGACCGGTTCCTTCCGGTTGTACAAGAGGGACGTGCTGGAGAAGCTGTTCCAGAGCACGGACATCCGTGGTTTCACCATGCAGATGGCTCTGGCTGTTACGGCCAAGTCCCAAGGCTTCTCGATTGCTGAGGTGCCCATCTCCTTCGTCGACAGAGTGTATGGCGACAGCAAGCTCGGCGGCGAGGAGATTGTGGAATATGCCAAGGGCGTTTTGCAGCTTTGGTGGTCCACGTAA
- a CDS encoding 3-oxoacyl-(acyl-carrier-protein) reductase — translation MADRIKQIASHLNYPQGLLAGQVVIITGAAQGIGAECARLFANEGAKVVVSDIDAAKAQATVNRIDASGGKAISVPGDLLKDDYIEKLVKKAAEFGNGKIHIIVNNAGFTWDAVVHKMTDKQWETIIALHGTAAFKLIREAAPFFRVKDGEPRNIINISSTSGLHGNAGQLNYAMAKAGVVGLSKTIAKEWGPAFGVRANTIAFGHIETRLTANKEAGAFVEVDGQKVALGIPQKQNAQKAGGPVPFADIPLRRPGSATEAASAVLAIASPLSSYISGQTISVTGGRNC, via the exons ATGGCGGACAGGATAAAGCAAATCGCCAGCCACCTCAACTACCCCCAAGGCCTTCTCGCCGGCCAAGtagtcatcatcaccggtGCCGCCCAGGGCATCGGCGCCGAATGTGCTAGACTCTTCGCTAATGAAGGAGCCAAGGTTGTTGTTTCTGACATCGACGCCGCCAAAGCCCAAGCTACTGTGAATAGGATCGATGCCAGCGGAGGCAAGGCCATCTCTGTTCCCGGTGACCTTCTCAAGGACGACTACATCGAAAAGCTGGTGAAGAAGGCTGCGGAGTTTGGCAATGGCAAGATTCACATAATCGTGAACAATGCTGGTTTCACATGGGATGCCGTCGTTCACAAG ATGACCGATAAGCAGTGGGAGACCATCATCGCCCTCCACGGTACTGCCGCCTTCAAGCTCATCCGTGAAGCAGCTCCCTTCTTCCGCGTCAAGGACGGCGAGCCacgcaacatcatcaacatctctTCCACCTCCGGTCTGCACGGCAACGCTGGCCAGCTCAACTACGCCATGGCCAAGGCCGGTGTGGTTGGCCTTAGCAAGACGATAGCCAAGGAGTGGGGTCCGGCTTTTGGTGTCAGAGCGAACACCATTGCCTTTGGACATATCGAGACTCGGTTGACGGCCAACAAGGAGGCTGGTGCGTTTGTGGAGGTTGATGGTCAAAAGGTTGCTTTGGGTATTCCACAGAAGCAGAATGCCCAAAAGGCTGGAGGGCCGGTTCCCTTTGCAGATATCCCCCTCAGGAGACCCGGTTCAGCAACTGAGGCTGCCAGTGCTGTCTTGGCCATTGCCTCTCCCCTGAGCTCGTACATCTCTGGGCAGACTATCAGTGTGACGGGCGGCAGGAATTGCTAA